In Glycine soja cultivar W05 chromosome 10, ASM419377v2, whole genome shotgun sequence, the genomic stretch TCAAGCACCTAATTGGTATTTAAGTAACGCAAAGCATCTAATATGATAGACATTTTGTGTAGTAACTAGTGCAAATGTTTTGATATTTAGTTTGGATGAGTCTTAGATACTTTTTGTGTAGTTATCTAGATAACTAGTTATTCTATAAAACAAACTTATATGCATTGACATATTATTGATAAATAGTCAACTCAATAATTATGTATTATTGTAAatgttttgatattttgtttggatgaaCTTGATACttgttttgataaattttataaattaaaaaaatttattgtttatcaTGTCAATTTGTATTGATAAATACaatgtaaaatttattgtttatcaagtaaaatttttattaaatgaattttaaaaaataaaaaacaaatgctACAATAGTGACTGATTTTGAGACTAAGATATTGAACTAGTCGCTAATTTATGCTATTAAATTAATGAATACTAGTGTAGTTGTTAATCATTGATAATCAATAATTGAAATAGTTGCTTAAGACCAGTCACAAAAACAGTCGCTAAAGATTGATTGCAGAATCAGTCACTAAAGACTAGTCACTATGGAATAGTCACCAAGATTATAGCGCCTAAGCAAGGTTAGTCGTTGATCTATATAGCAACCCATTTGCCTACCATAGAGACTGATTAGCGACCGATTTTCCTACCATAGCGACTGACTTATCAATGCTATTCACCTATTTTCTTGTAGTGAATCTTGCTTCTATTAATGTGTTGAATGACACTCTCATCCCTTTAATCCCTAAAGTGGAACTAGTTGTGTCCATTAGCGTCTCTTACAAGACTATCACCAAAATCCTGGCTGGGTGGTAGAGACCTGTCATCGAAACTTTGATCAATCCCTATAAAAGTAGTTCCATCCCAACGGGAACAATGGTGACAATATTATCATTGCCTAAGAGATGATCCATACAATGCAAAATAAGAGAACTGGCAGGAAATGGATGATGATAAAGGTGGATTTGGAGAAAGCCTATGATAGGCTTAAGTGGGATTTTATTTACACTACTATGAAGTACATCGTTCTTCCCGAGAACATTACAAATATGGTGCGGCACTGCATTTCATCTTCAAGGATGAGGGTACTATGGAATGGTGAGATGCTGAACTCTTTCACTCAATTTCAAGGAGTCCGACAATGTGACCCGATTTCTCCATAAATATTACTTCTTTGCATAGAAAgcctttttcatttaataaatcatGCGGTGCAACATCTGATTCAGGTATTGAGAAGTGGGCCTAATATTTCATATCTAGCCTTTGTGGATGACCTTTTTCTTTGAGCGGAAGCCAATGTCTAGCAAGCCCGAGTTATCAAGGAGGTTATTTGACTATTCTGTGACAGTTCTGGCTAGAAGGTAAGTGGGAAAAAAACTAGAGTCTTGTTCTCTAGGAATACTTGTAATTCGTTACAAAATGAGATTGCCTTGGAGTTAGGATTTCAATGCACCATGAATTTGGGAGAGTATCTTGAAGTTCCCCTCCACCACAAGCGAGCTTCAAAACAATCATTCCAGTTCATTATGGACAAAATTAATTAACGTTTGAGTGATTGGAAAGCTCTAAATCTCTCCTATGTTAGTCCTTAGATGCTTGCGAAATCACTACTAAAAATGGCGTATTCTACCACACGTAATTAAAGTCGGTTTCTTGAAACCGTTTTTGTTTAAGGCAATGGCAGTTTTTGTAAATAGCAATAACATTTTAAAGACGGTTTTTTCCAAACcgcttttattttatattattcaaaCACGGTTTCGAGAAAAACCGtctttaaacttgtgtaattttgaatttaaatgccGACCTCTTTCTCGATCTCCTCAATCGCTTCAGTGATTTCCAATGCCTTTTTCCTTTCCCCAATGTAATGCCTCTTCCTCTTCCCGAAACTCTCTTTCTCAGACACACTCTCTTCTTCTTGCTATTCCTTCCTCGTCATGGAGACGCGAGTGTTGTCTGGCGCTGGAACCTTGTCCTCCCTCCCTCACCTCCACAAACCGTCGCGGGAGGTCGACGCCGGCCCCTCCCTCGACGCTGGACCCTCCCTCGTCGCCCCTCCCTCGTTCCCCTGTCTCCATAACCAACCAACCATACATTAACACCAACATTGAACCTCGCTCACTCACTCTCTTCATAATTTCGAGATCTGAAATCGAAACTGAAACTGGAAccgaagagagagagagaaaaaatgaggGAGCCATCGTCGGTGGTATTCGAAGGCAACGACGTTGTTCCACTGCAAGCTCTTCTCCAGAGACTGAAAGACTACGATCAAGAACACGCTTTCGCCCTCTGGTACGAGCTCTCTTACGAGGAACGCGAGTTTCTCGTCAAGGACATTGAGGTAAGTTTTATTCCTTCCTATCCAATTCCCTCTCCTCTCCTCCGAATTCGCCTCCGATTCGAGTTCGGAACTTCAGATTTGCAAATCGTATTTGTCTCATTTTCCAATTTCGGATCATTTTGACCTCCTTATTGTGTgatttttgtttctgttttgtttaattaatatgttgcATGTTGCAGAGTTTAGATCTTTCAAGAATTGACCGGATTATTCGGTGCTCGCTGCGATCTCAAGGTTTGGATGTTAATTAGTGATTACGTGTTTGTTAATTGATTGTATCGAATTCTTCTCTTTACGTGCATGTATGTTGATTAACGATTATGTGTTTTGCCGCGTGTAACTAAATTGCGATTGCTTTCAGGACTGCCGGTGGCGGCCATTGAGCCTGTGTCGGAGAGTAGTGTGTCGACGGTGGTGGAGAGAAGTCAAGAGGATCGAGAGAGATGGTGGAAAATGGGATTGAAGGCCATTTCTGATGGCAAATTAGCTGTATTGCTTTTATCTGGTGGCCAGgtatattttaatctattttttatgaacATATACATATTCTTCTTGATGTTAGGCCAACCTGTGAGAGAGAGAAGGCACGTGTGGCTAGGTCTTTGCACGTTCCAATGTTTGTGGAGGACACTGATAACAGTCCAATAACTCTGCTTAAGAAGTGGGTGCATTTTTTGTTGGTGTTAAGCAAAActgggtattttatttatttgtttagttttttaatgtttttcattGATGAATTAGTAGTTGTATTGTTGTGCTTTCGGTAAGATAGTTCTGCTGGGTTAAAGTAATAGGGTATTCAAGGGTAACAGAGGAGAAGACACGGTGTTGCTTTCAAATTGTACAATACTGTTGTggatcttctttctcttttgttgaTTAAAGTTTACAATTTACATTAACAAATGAGTTGAACCAAGACTCCTGTTATGGATT encodes the following:
- the LOC114371602 gene encoding uncharacterized protein LOC114371602, whose translation is METRVLSGAGTLSSLPHLHKPSREVDAGPSLDAGPSLVAPPSFPYLKSKLKLEPKREREKMREPSSVVFEGNDVVPLQALLQRLKDYDQEHAFALWYELSYEEREFLVKDIESLDLSRIDRIIRCSLRSQGLPVAAIEPVSESSVSTVVERSQEDRERWWKMGLKAISDGKLAVLLLSGGQVYFNLFFMNIYIFFLMLGQPVRERRHVWLGLCTFQSIVACVPKKVHIEGASETGFKISSIEITDAIKAGLDEPIQPEPVVFVPSA